The genomic interval CTCTATTGTAAAATTCGTGCAGGAGTATGGAATGATGCTTGAAAAATATCCCAACCAGAGAAGCATGCATTCCTGCGGCATCCTGATTTCAGAAGAGCCGATAACCAATTACACGCCGCTGGAAATGCCTCCGAAAGGATTTCCCATTGCGCTGTTTGACATGCACGTGGCAGAGGATATCGGATTTGAAAAATTTGATATTCTCAGCCAGCGCGGCATCGGACATATTGATGAGAGTGTCAAGCTGATAGAGAAAAACAGGGGTATCCGAATTAATATACGTGACACGTCAATATCGAAAAATGAGGTTACAGCCAATTCCTATCTTGCGCAGGGAAAAACCATCGGCTGTTTCTATATCGAGAGCCCGGCTATGCGCGGACTGCTCCGAAGGTTAAAATGCGATAATTATAAAACGCTCGTTGCAGCTTCCTCGATCATACGTCCTGGAGTTGCACAGTCTGGCATGATGAAGGAATATATATTCCGTCATAACCATCCGTCAAAATTTGAATACTTCCATCCTGTATTCCAAGAACAGCTTGGTGAAACCTATGGGATTATGGTCTATCAGGAAGATGTGATCAAAATTGCCCTTCATTACGGCGGGCTTCCGGCAGCGGATGGTGATATACTTCGGCGAGCCATGTCGGGAAAAGGGCGTTCCAAAGCAGCATTGCAGAAAGTGAAAGAGAATTTCTTTGCCTGCTGCGAAAAAAAGGGACATCCAAAACAGCTCAGTGAGGAAATATACCGCCAGATCGAGTCTTTTGCCGGCTACTCCTTCTGTAAGGCGCACTCGGCGTCATATGCAGTGGAAAGCTATCAGAGTCTCTATCTGAAAGTGCATTACCCGATAGAATTCATGGTAGCGGTAATCAACAACCAGGGAGGTTTTTACAGACTTGAAATCTATGTGCACGAAGCAAGGATGGCAGGGGCCGTGATCCATAATCCATGCGTAAACAAAAGTAATTTTGAGACTGCCGTTTATGGAAATGACATCTACCTCGGCTTTATGCACCTGATGAGCCTGGACTCCAAAATGGCGCAGTTTATAGAATCAGAACGAGGGAGAAATGGGGATTTTATCTCTTTGGAAGACTTTATTAACCGTATACCCATGGGAATAGAAAGCGTAAAAATCCTGATCTTCATCGGTGCTTTCCGTTTTACTGGAAAAACCAAAAACCAGCTGCTGGTCATCGCCAGCCTGCTTTTAAATAATTTCAATCCCGAGAACAGGACGCCGCTGCTGCTTCAGCAGCCCGTAAAGGAATACAAGCTCCCGACCCTCGAAAGATCAGTATTTGAAGATGCCTTTGATGAAATCGAACTGCTGAGTTTTCCGGTATCATGCACGGTCTTTGACCTGCTTGAAACAAAACACAGGGGCGATATAAAGGTACGTGATCTTCCGTCCTGCCATAAAAAGCAGGTGCGCATGCTGGCGTATCTGATTTCGACCAAACAGGTTCCGACCAAAAAAGGCAATATGTATTTCGGCACATGGATCGATAATGAAGGCGCATATTTTGATACGGCACATTTTCCGGATTCACTTGTGGAGTATCCATTTAAGGGAGGCGGCTGCTACCTGCTCCTCGGTACTGTGGAAATTGACTATCACTTCCCCACCATAACTATACACAAAATGGCAAAAATGCCTTTTATTCCCGATCCTCGCTATATGGATGCTAAAGACCAGTTCAGGACTCAGGAATTGATCCGCGAAGATGTAAGCACAACACAACGCCAGCCTTATCCGCAGGAGCATGAAATCAATCTGCCCAGACATAAAATGATAACATGATAACTATATAACATCTGCATAAGGCAGCTGTATAGCACGATATCTTAAATTTTCTTAATTTTGAGTAAATGGATTAAGGGCAGGCCAGATCCAAGCTGTCTTTTTAAAACCGAATATTGTATAGAGCTAAAATATATCATATGTGTTATTATACCCAGCAGTCAGCAGCAATTGAGAATGTGAAGCGCCGCTTTAATGCAGAAGTGGACAACGAGGAAACGTATCTCCAGTCGGATTTTATCAACGGTTTTGCGCACCCTACCATTCCTATTATTCTTAATTCATCGCCCCATTTAATTACCACCGATTACACTTGGGGTCTTCTGCCGTCATGGGCAAAAGATATCGAATTCAGAAAAAACACGCTCAATGCAAGGATTGAAACCATTAATGAAAAAGCGTCTTTCAAAAATATTACCCACAACCGCTGTCTCATAATTGCAACTGCCTACTACGAATGGCACTGGAATGATGCAAAAGGCAGCAGTAAGGACAAATATCAGATCAATTCACAGGATGATGAAATCTTCACCTTTGCAGGTTTATATTCCTCATGGACAGATCCCGTTACAGAGGAGATCAAAAATACATATACAATGGTTACAACACAAGCGAACCAGACAATGCGCTACATCCACAATCATAAGATGCGCATGCCCATTATGCTCAAAAGGCAGGATGAATCGGCATGGCTGGACCAGTCGGTTAAAATAGAAGATTTTGCCTATCCGTATGAAGGGAATCTCATTGCATTTCCAACTAAATAAATTGCTATGGACAATAAAATGTTTTCCACTGAACATTACGTTAATTTTTTTCTGGATGAACTCTACTCCATAACTCATTTCAGATATGAGCATGACCCGGAGGTTATGGGCATCTTTGAAGAAGATGATCCGTATTCCGACCATATAGTGTCGGCGCAGGAGCATCTGAAACAATATATTCTGGACTCAATTAAGAGCAGCACAA from Flavobacterium sp. YJ01 carries:
- the dnaE gene encoding DNA polymerase III subunit alpha yields the protein MYLNCHSFHSLRYGTIPLEELVPQAGACGVTAMALTDINTVTGIYDFIRQCGHAGIKPIVGIEFRSEHKLRYIGLAQNAVGLAQMNRFLTKYNFEKKPLPQTAPFFSDVFIIYPLENAPEELRQNEYIGIRPDQLQKLVLSQWRKRTADMVVLQPVTFRTKKEYNLHRILRAIDRNVILSRLEPEDTCGKSDKMIPLSELLMFYEHYPQITQNTQKIIDACNFTYDFQTPKNKKYYTNSRKSDIDLLTSLAKQGLVWRYGAKNIRARERMEKELKVIGQLEFSGYFLITWDIIRFSTSQGFLHIGRGSGANSIVAYCLGITDICPLELDLYFERFLNENRKSPPDFDIDWSWKERDVILEYIFNRYTYEHVAFCGTNVEFKYRSIFREVGKVFGLPKEELDVLAKNPMKFHEPNSIVKFVQEYGMMLEKYPNQRSMHSCGILISEEPITNYTPLEMPPKGFPIALFDMHVAEDIGFEKFDILSQRGIGHIDESVKLIEKNRGIRINIRDTSISKNEVTANSYLAQGKTIGCFYIESPAMRGLLRRLKCDNYKTLVAASSIIRPGVAQSGMMKEYIFRHNHPSKFEYFHPVFQEQLGETYGIMVYQEDVIKIALHYGGLPAADGDILRRAMSGKGRSKAALQKVKENFFACCEKKGHPKQLSEEIYRQIESFAGYSFCKAHSASYAVESYQSLYLKVHYPIEFMVAVINNQGGFYRLEIYVHEARMAGAVIHNPCVNKSNFETAVYGNDIYLGFMHLMSLDSKMAQFIESERGRNGDFISLEDFINRIPMGIESVKILIFIGAFRFTGKTKNQLLVIASLLLNNFNPENRTPLLLQQPVKEYKLPTLERSVFEDAFDEIELLSFPVSCTVFDLLETKHRGDIKVRDLPSCHKKQVRMLAYLISTKQVPTKKGNMYFGTWIDNEGAYFDTAHFPDSLVEYPFKGGGCYLLLGTVEIDYHFPTITIHKMAKMPFIPDPRYMDAKDQFRTQELIREDVSTTQRQPYPQEHEINLPRHKMIT
- a CDS encoding SOS response-associated peptidase, which encodes MCYYTQQSAAIENVKRRFNAEVDNEETYLQSDFINGFAHPTIPIILNSSPHLITTDYTWGLLPSWAKDIEFRKNTLNARIETINEKASFKNITHNRCLIIATAYYEWHWNDAKGSSKDKYQINSQDDEIFTFAGLYSSWTDPVTEEIKNTYTMVTTQANQTMRYIHNHKMRMPIMLKRQDESAWLDQSVKIEDFAYPYEGNLIAFPTK